Proteins encoded in a region of the Campylobacter sp. RM16189 genome:
- a CDS encoding NADH-quinone oxidoreductase subunit C — translation MREYQDRKNAQKKHYYKDSFYVAEQTRKFDAQESEFSEDLKALNSENLEILDSYVELGQFVVYVKSSENLKALRIFKSLGYEVLSEISAVDFISQKGGFEVFYQLLSISNKKRARVKCFVKKAEMLKSVVEIYKSANWSEREMYDMFGIFIQNHPNLKRLIMPDDWHSHPLLKSYPLHGDEHARWYEVDKIFGREYREIIGPENRDSAKIDSKDTFNFGRIYHEVERGAKPRDEKILQEYQEDGGVAFVKRAKRGSSKILEKRP, via the coding sequence ATGAGAGAGTATCAAGATAGAAAAAACGCTCAAAAAAAGCACTATTATAAGGATTCATTTTATGTTGCAGAACAAACTAGGAAATTTGATGCGCAAGAGAGTGAATTTAGTGAGGATTTAAAGGCTTTAAACTCTGAAAATTTAGAAATTTTAGACTCATATGTAGAGCTTGGTCAATTTGTAGTCTATGTAAAAAGTAGTGAAAATTTAAAAGCCCTTAGGATATTTAAATCTCTTGGATACGAGGTATTATCTGAAATTTCGGCGGTTGATTTTATTTCTCAAAAGGGTGGCTTTGAGGTTTTTTATCAGCTTTTGTCTATATCAAATAAAAAAAGAGCGCGAGTAAAATGCTTTGTAAAAAAAGCCGAAATGCTTAAAAGTGTGGTTGAAATTTACAAAAGTGCCAATTGGTCAGAGCGAGAGATGTATGATATGTTTGGAATTTTTATACAAAACCATCCTAATTTAAAGCGTCTTATAATGCCTGATGATTGGCATTCGCACCCTCTTTTAAAGAGCTATCCGTTGCATGGAGATGAACATGCCAGATGGTATGAGGTTGATAAAATTTTCGGTCGTGAATATCGCGAGATAATAGGTCCTGAGAATAGAGATAGCGCCAAAATAGATAGTAAGGATACGTTTAATTTTGGGCGAATCTATCACGAGGTTGAGCGTGGAGCCAAGCCAAGAGATGAGAAAATTTTGCAAGAGTATCAAGAAGATGGCGGTGTAGCCTTTGTTAAGCGCGCAAAACGCGGTAGTAGTAAAATTTTAGAAAAAAGACCTTAG
- a CDS encoding anaerobic C4-dicarboxylate transporter: MDIMLILQIIVLFGGIYLGVKLGGMAVGYAGGLGVVVLAILGMKVEMKGIPIDVVLIIASVISAITAMQVAGGLDYLVQVASKILRKNPKQINYLAPTVTYMLTMFAGTGHTAFSMLPVITEVAKGQNIKPSAPLALSVVSSQVAITASPISAAFVAMTGVVEPLGVSYPMLLFICVSTTFVAMLATAFFVNKFYDLDLSKDPIYQERLAKGLVEEVKDAEYKELKPYAKKSVAIFGIGVLIVVAYALLISKSLGLIQNPILTRDNAIISFMLTIGFMIVVLCKVDTGKLLSTSTFQSGMNAIICVIGIAWLGTTFVNGHLEGIKDVAKSVVTQYPFILAVALYFLSSLLYSQAATTRVMMPAIAVALGMTSPENSQNVWILVASFAAVSGLFVLPTYPTTLGAIAMDDTGTTKVGKFVFNHSFFIPGTIMVAISVALGFLIAPVLI, from the coding sequence ATGGATATAATGCTGATTTTACAGATTATAGTCCTATTCGGAGGTATCTACCTAGGTGTTAAGCTAGGTGGTATGGCTGTTGGCTACGCAGGTGGTCTTGGTGTCGTTGTTTTAGCGATACTTGGTATGAAGGTAGAGATGAAGGGTATTCCTATTGATGTTGTCCTTATCATCGCTTCTGTTATATCTGCTATTACAGCTATGCAAGTTGCTGGTGGTCTTGATTATCTTGTTCAGGTTGCATCTAAAATTTTACGCAAAAATCCAAAGCAAATCAACTACTTGGCCCCTACTGTTACGTATATGCTAACAATGTTTGCAGGAACAGGTCACACAGCTTTTTCAATGCTTCCTGTTATTACAGAAGTTGCTAAGGGACAAAATATTAAACCTTCAGCACCTCTTGCACTTTCTGTTGTTTCATCTCAGGTTGCAATTACCGCAAGCCCGATTTCAGCTGCTTTCGTTGCTATGACAGGTGTTGTCGAGCCACTTGGTGTTAGCTATCCGATGCTACTATTTATATGCGTCTCTACAACATTTGTTGCTATGCTTGCAACTGCATTCTTTGTAAATAAATTTTACGATTTAGATCTTTCAAAAGACCCAATCTACCAAGAGAGACTTGCAAAAGGTCTAGTAGAAGAGGTTAAAGATGCTGAGTATAAAGAGCTTAAACCATATGCGAAGAAATCTGTTGCAATATTTGGTATAGGCGTTTTAATAGTTGTTGCTTATGCATTGCTTATTTCAAAAAGTTTAGGACTGATTCAAAACCCAATCCTAACAAGAGATAACGCAATTATCAGCTTTATGCTAACAATAGGCTTTATGATTGTTGTACTTTGCAAGGTTGATACAGGTAAACTACTTTCAACAAGCACATTCCAAAGCGGTATGAACGCAATCATCTGCGTTATCGGTATCGCATGGCTTGGAACAACATTTGTTAACGGTCACCTTGAAGGCATTAAAGATGTAGCTAAAAGCGTGGTTACTCAGTATCCATTTATTTTGGCTGTGGCGCTTTACTTCCTAAGTTCCTTGCTATACTCTCAAGCTGCTACAACTCGTGTTATGATGCCTGCTATTGCAGTTGCTCTTGGTATGACAAGCCCTGAAAATTCACAAAATGTTTGGATTCTAGTTGCTTCATTTGCAGCTGTTTCAGGACTATTCGTTCTACCTACATACCCTACAACACTAGGTGCTATCGCAATGGATGATACAGGAACTACAAAAGTTGGTAAATTTGTATTTAACCATTCATTCTTTATTCCTGGTACAATCATGGTTGCGATCTCAGTTGCGCTAGGATTTTTAATAGCTCCTGTTCTTATATAA
- a CDS encoding NADH-quinone oxidoreductase subunit B → MARHQINYAQNGGLPVVLTTVDKLVQWGRSNSLWALSYGLACCAIEMMASGASRYDFDRFGTIFRASPRHSEVMIIAGTLTKKHAEFTRRLYDQMAEPKWVISMGSCANTGGMFNTYSTVQGVDRIIPVDIYLPGCAPRPETLQYALMILQKKIRKESPFRAQAPKRLV, encoded by the coding sequence GTGGCAAGACATCAGATAAATTATGCACAAAACGGCGGTTTGCCGGTGGTGCTTACTACGGTTGATAAGCTTGTGCAATGGGGCAGGAGCAACTCGCTTTGGGCACTTAGCTATGGGCTTGCGTGTTGTGCGATAGAGATGATGGCAAGCGGAGCCAGCAGATATGACTTTGATAGGTTTGGAACGATTTTTAGAGCCTCTCCTAGACACTCTGAAGTAATGATAATAGCCGGAACTCTCACTAAAAAGCATGCTGAGTTTACACGTAGGCTATATGACCAGATGGCTGAGCCAAAATGGGTCATATCGATGGGAAGCTGCGCAAATACCGGAGGTATGTTTAATACATATTCAACTGTGCAAGGAGTTGACCGCATAATCCCAGTTGATATATATCTGCCAGGATGTGCGCCTAGGCCAGAAACTCTTCAATATGCGCTAATGATACTTCAAAAAAAGATTCGCAAAGAGAGTCCGTTTAGGGCGCAAGCTCCAAAAAGGTTGGTCTGA
- a CDS encoding amino acid racemase, with product MKRVGILGGMGPLATIDLYAKIVELTDAKKDQDNIPIIIDNYPQIPDRTAYILHGGEDPFPFMKEAALRLKNAGCEAVFMACNTAHYFADRLVEETGINLLHIASIAVDAIKKEYPNAKKIAVIATTGTTKAKIYENKLVENGFECVQIPENLLENIMDCIYKGAKANKLKEYVELFNDTIDQVQADVYIAACTEIPLFLPYAKKKDKFVDATLELAKAAVKFSLEK from the coding sequence ATGAAAAGAGTTGGAATTTTAGGCGGAATGGGACCACTTGCCACTATAGATTTATATGCTAAGATAGTTGAACTTACAGATGCCAAAAAAGATCAAGATAATATACCTATAATCATCGATAATTATCCACAAATTCCAGACAGAACCGCCTATATACTTCACGGCGGAGAAGATCCATTTCCTTTTATGAAAGAGGCTGCTTTAAGGCTTAAAAACGCAGGATGTGAAGCGGTTTTTATGGCGTGCAATACTGCTCATTATTTTGCTGATAGGCTTGTAGAAGAGACTGGGATTAATCTACTTCATATAGCAAGCATTGCCGTAGACGCGATTAAAAAAGAGTACCCAAATGCTAAAAAAATAGCCGTTATAGCGACAACAGGAACTACAAAGGCTAAAATTTACGAGAACAAGCTTGTAGAAAATGGCTTTGAGTGTGTGCAAATCCCAGAAAATTTACTTGAAAATATAATGGATTGTATCTATAAAGGCGCGAAAGCAAATAAGCTAAAAGAGTATGTTGAGCTTTTTAATGATACTATAGATCAAGTCCAAGCCGATGTTTATATAGCTGCTTGTACCGAAATACCGCTATTTTTGCCTTATGCAAAGAAAAAAGATAAATTTGTTGATGCGACTCTTGAGCTTGCTAAGGCTGCCGTAAAATTTAGTCTTGAGAAATAG
- a CDS encoding NAD(P)H-quinone oxidoreductase subunit 3 translates to MSHFEFASSYFGAFVILILSIVVFCLIVFLSSKIGSKMANKNSERLKLSIYECGPEVIKQPNRINIHYFLYAILFVLFDVEVIFMFPWAVDFKILGLFGFIEMAFFIILLSIGFIYAWGKGAFTWQDIR, encoded by the coding sequence ATGTCTCATTTTGAATTCGCAAGCTCATATTTTGGTGCTTTTGTAATACTTATTTTGTCAATTGTAGTATTTTGCTTGATTGTGTTTTTATCAAGCAAAATAGGTAGTAAAATGGCAAATAAAAACTCGGAGCGTCTAAAACTATCTATTTATGAGTGCGGACCAGAGGTTATCAAGCAACCAAATAGGATAAATATTCACTATTTTTTATACGCTATCTTGTTTGTGCTTTTCGATGTTGAGGTTATATTTATGTTTCCTTGGGCTGTGGATTTTAAAATTTTAGGATTATTTGGATTTATTGAGATGGCATTTTTCATCATACTGTTATCGATAGGATTTATCTATGCATGGGGCAAAGGAGCGTTTACGTGGCAAGACATCAGATAA